From a single Streptomyces liliifuscus genomic region:
- a CDS encoding FKBP-type peptidyl-prolyl cis-trans isomerase yields MRRRSLLLAVPAGLVTLAGCGDDDKSDKAKSSDSPSPSASPSASAPPPPKIVDGPLPGITGGEKFGEKPTVAKGSGDPSKDLAVETVIVGTGRTVAENDFVQAHYLGQIWSSAKVFDNSFDRKTPLVIQLAQGQIIDGWRYALAGKKVGSRVEMAVPPTWGYGTSGNAQAGIKGTDTLVFVVDIQEAFNGKSSAKGTAVAQDNIDLPKVGTNTDGKAPSIEVPKKAAPKKLVANYILEGDGDEVAESDSLLVQYKGVLWADGKEFDSSYSRGQLTSFPLAQVVKGWAQGLTGKKVGSRVLIVIPPALGYGDNPPQGSSIKKDSVLVFSVDILAKM; encoded by the coding sequence GTGCGCCGACGCTCACTTCTTCTCGCCGTCCCCGCTGGACTGGTCACTCTCGCCGGATGCGGTGACGACGACAAGTCGGACAAGGCCAAGTCCAGCGACAGCCCGTCCCCATCGGCTTCGCCCTCGGCCTCGGCGCCCCCGCCGCCGAAGATCGTCGACGGACCGCTGCCGGGCATCACCGGCGGTGAGAAGTTCGGTGAGAAGCCCACCGTCGCCAAGGGCAGCGGTGACCCCTCGAAGGACCTCGCGGTCGAGACGGTCATCGTCGGCACCGGCCGGACGGTCGCGGAGAACGACTTCGTCCAGGCCCACTACCTGGGCCAGATCTGGTCCTCGGCGAAGGTCTTCGACAACTCCTTCGACCGCAAGACGCCGCTGGTCATCCAGCTCGCCCAGGGCCAGATCATCGACGGCTGGCGCTATGCCCTGGCGGGCAAGAAGGTCGGCAGCCGCGTCGAGATGGCCGTGCCCCCGACCTGGGGCTACGGCACGTCGGGCAACGCGCAGGCGGGCATCAAGGGCACCGACACGCTGGTCTTCGTGGTGGACATCCAGGAGGCGTTCAACGGCAAGAGCTCCGCCAAGGGCACGGCCGTCGCCCAGGACAACATCGACCTGCCGAAGGTCGGCACCAACACCGACGGCAAGGCCCCCTCCATCGAGGTGCCGAAGAAGGCCGCGCCGAAGAAGCTCGTCGCGAACTACATCCTGGAGGGTGACGGGGACGAGGTCGCCGAGAGCGACAGCCTCCTCGTCCAGTACAAGGGCGTGCTGTGGGCGGACGGCAAGGAGTTCGACTCCTCGTACAGCCGCGGGCAGCTCACGTCGTTCCCGCTCGCACAGGTCGTGAAGGGCTGGGCGCAGGGTCTGACCGGCAAGAAGGTCGGCAGCCGGGTCCTCATCGTCATTCCGCCGGCGCTGGGCTACGGAGACAACCCGCCGCAGGGCAGCAGCATCAAGAAGGACTCGGTGCTCGTCTTCTCCGTGGACATCCTCGCGAAGATGTAA
- a CDS encoding FKBP-type peptidyl-prolyl cis-trans isomerase → MSIEKPEIDFPGGEPPADLEIKDIWEGDGPVAKAGDTVSVHYVGVAFSTGEEFDASWNRGAPLQFQLGVGQVIAGWDKGVEGMKVGGRRQLIIPSHLAYGERGAGGGRIAPGEALIFVCDLVGV, encoded by the coding sequence GTGAGCATCGAGAAGCCCGAGATCGACTTCCCGGGCGGCGAGCCCCCGGCGGACCTCGAGATCAAGGACATCTGGGAGGGCGACGGCCCGGTGGCCAAGGCGGGCGACACCGTCTCCGTCCACTACGTGGGCGTGGCCTTCTCCACCGGCGAGGAGTTCGACGCGTCCTGGAACCGCGGTGCGCCGCTCCAGTTCCAGCTGGGCGTCGGCCAGGTCATCGCGGGCTGGGACAAGGGCGTGGAGGGCATGAAGGTCGGCGGACGTCGTCAGCTGATCATCCCCTCGCACCTCGCCTACGGCGAGCGTGGCGCCGGTGGCGGCCGTATCGCGCCCGGCGAGGCGCTGATCTTCGTCTGCGACCTGGTCGGCGTCTGA
- a CDS encoding helix-turn-helix transcriptional regulator — protein sequence MAIAKAERLMNLALCLLGTRRPLSKRELRESIEAYLEASSDDSFNRMFERDKDDLRELGLVIETVENLDGEVGYLARRDSNRLPPITLDAEEAAALGLAAKVWQQARLAGAASGALQKLRAAGLPEDVDPYEAHGALEPRIPVHEAAFEPLMLACRDRRPVAFDYRKATAARPEPRLVEPWALECWRGHWYLAGWDRDRGAERVFRLSRITGKVRTRGGKYTAQVPDVVTVRETVASWAGDIADRSALIRLRSGSGYPLRAKAASVRELGDGWDELEIPYGHGLDAWLVEFGPDVVVLEPAELRADVVDRLRAVAKG from the coding sequence ATGGCCATTGCCAAGGCAGAGCGGCTGATGAACCTGGCGCTGTGTCTGCTCGGGACCCGGCGGCCGCTCAGCAAGCGCGAGCTCCGCGAGTCCATCGAGGCCTATCTGGAGGCGAGCTCGGACGACTCCTTCAACCGGATGTTCGAGCGCGACAAGGACGATCTGCGCGAACTCGGCCTGGTCATCGAGACGGTGGAGAACCTCGACGGCGAAGTCGGCTATCTGGCCCGCCGGGACAGCAACCGGCTGCCTCCCATCACCCTCGACGCCGAGGAGGCCGCGGCCCTCGGCCTCGCCGCCAAGGTCTGGCAGCAGGCCCGCCTCGCGGGCGCGGCGAGCGGCGCCCTGCAGAAACTGCGCGCCGCGGGCCTCCCCGAGGACGTCGATCCGTACGAGGCCCATGGCGCCCTCGAACCACGCATCCCCGTGCACGAGGCCGCGTTCGAGCCCCTGATGCTCGCCTGCCGCGACCGGCGGCCCGTCGCCTTCGACTACCGCAAGGCCACCGCGGCCCGGCCCGAGCCCCGCCTCGTCGAACCGTGGGCCCTGGAGTGCTGGCGCGGCCACTGGTACCTGGCCGGCTGGGACCGCGACCGGGGCGCCGAGCGGGTCTTCCGGCTCTCCCGGATCACCGGCAAGGTCCGTACGCGCGGCGGAAAGTACACGGCCCAGGTGCCCGACGTCGTCACCGTGCGTGAGACCGTCGCGAGCTGGGCGGGGGACATCGCCGACCGCTCCGCGCTGATCCGGCTGCGCTCGGGCTCGGGCTACCCGCTGCGTGCGAAGGCCGCCTCCGTACGGGAACTCGGCGACGGGTGGGACGAGTTGGAGATTCCGTACGGGCACGGCCTGGATGCCTGGCTCGTCGAGTTCGGGCCCGACGTGGTCGTCCTGGAACCCGCCGAGCTGCGGGCCGACGTCGTCGACCGGCTGCGCGCCGTGGCCAAGGGCTGA
- a CDS encoding helix-turn-helix transcriptional regulator — MAGKPARPGNAIDQTRRMLSLVTYLRERPGARVEDVARAFGITEDELISDLDVLPLCGTSFRGGDLLDIDTDGDRIWWHNPDDVAEPLRIAADEATALLVAARAVSTLPGLREGDRQALLRATAKVEAASGEAAGASARLSVTFESEGGVFADVDRAISERRRLWIRYYSPSRDELTEREIDPIRLVSVGHTYVEAWCRRSEARRTFRLDRVAEIKILDEASAPPEVELRDLSEGLVQPAAEDPEVVVEVGPGGRWVAEYYPHDSAEELPDGGLRITLRAPDPASLRRLALRLGREGRIVSPAEVADSARQAAREALAAYDGPQGAHDGGDRPQDVPGTSGGGVPGAPVDGGGGAQRPDDGPHGVHDGLYGRQEQGL, encoded by the coding sequence GTGGCAGGAAAACCGGCCAGGCCGGGGAACGCGATCGACCAGACCCGACGGATGCTCTCGCTGGTGACGTATCTGCGGGAGCGCCCCGGCGCCCGGGTCGAGGATGTCGCGCGGGCCTTCGGGATCACCGAGGACGAGCTGATCTCCGACCTCGACGTGCTGCCGCTGTGCGGGACCAGCTTCCGCGGGGGCGATCTGCTCGACATCGACACCGACGGCGACCGGATCTGGTGGCACAACCCGGACGATGTCGCCGAGCCGCTGCGGATCGCCGCCGACGAGGCGACCGCGCTGCTGGTGGCCGCACGCGCCGTGTCGACGCTGCCCGGACTGCGCGAGGGCGACCGGCAGGCGCTGCTGCGGGCCACCGCGAAGGTGGAGGCCGCCTCAGGGGAGGCCGCGGGGGCCAGCGCCCGGCTGTCGGTCACCTTCGAGTCCGAGGGCGGGGTCTTCGCCGACGTCGACCGGGCGATCTCCGAGCGCCGCAGGCTGTGGATCCGCTACTACTCGCCCTCGCGGGACGAGCTCACCGAGCGGGAGATCGACCCGATCCGCCTGGTCAGCGTCGGGCACACCTACGTGGAGGCGTGGTGCCGCCGCTCCGAGGCGCGGCGCACCTTCCGGCTCGACCGGGTCGCCGAGATCAAGATCCTCGACGAGGCGTCCGCGCCGCCCGAGGTCGAGCTGCGTGACCTCTCCGAGGGTCTGGTGCAGCCGGCCGCGGAGGATCCCGAGGTGGTCGTCGAGGTCGGCCCCGGCGGGCGCTGGGTCGCCGAGTACTACCCGCACGACAGCGCCGAGGAGCTCCCCGACGGCGGCCTGCGCATCACCCTGCGCGCCCCCGACCCGGCGTCGCTGCGCCGGCTCGCGCTGCGGCTCGGCAGGGAAGGCCGGATCGTGTCACCGGCCGAGGTCGCGGACAGCGCCCGGCAGGCGGCCCGTGAGGCCCTCGCGGCGTACGACGGACCGCAGGGTGCCCACGACGGTGGGGACCGGCCGCAGGACGTTCCCGGTACGTCTGGCGGCGGTGTCCCGGGCGCTCCGGTCGACGGCGGCGGGGGAGCGCAGCGCCCGGACGACGGGCCGCACGGAGTTCATGACGGGCTGTACGGCAGGCAGGAGCAAGGGCTTTGA
- the tatA gene encoding Sec-independent protein translocase subunit TatA, translating into MFGRLGAPEIILILVVIILLFGAKKLPDMARSLGKSARILKSEAKAMKTEGKDDSAAPAAPPHDDQSQVQRTIQAAPGDVTSSRPVTEPTDTTKR; encoded by the coding sequence ATGTTCGGAAGGCTCGGCGCTCCCGAGATCATTCTCATCCTCGTCGTCATCATCCTGCTGTTCGGCGCGAAGAAGCTTCCGGACATGGCCCGCTCGCTGGGCAAGTCCGCCCGCATCCTCAAGAGCGAGGCCAAGGCGATGAAGACCGAGGGCAAGGACGACAGCGCCGCCCCGGCAGCCCCGCCGCACGACGACCAGTCCCAGGTCCAGCGCACCATCCAGGCCGCACCCGGTGACGTGACCAGCTCGCGCCCGGTCACCGAGCCGACGGACACGACCAAGCGCTGA
- the tatC gene encoding twin-arginine translocase subunit TatC, translating into MLKSARKIEEKDPEGRMPLAEHLRELRNRLAKAMLAIVAVTIVAAFFYNDIINFFTEPILDSVGCAKSFEELASQPKDTTCAQITINGLLTPFTLALKVSLMAGVVFASPIWLYQLWAFVAPGLHKSEKKYAYAFVATGVPLFLGGGFFAYKVLPTTAKVLIEFTPFGVDNLLPLDDLLDLVTRMVIVFGLSFELPLLLVMLNMTGIISGKRMAGWWRGMIMGITVFAAVATPSTDPLTMMALAGPIWILYFAATGFSLLNDRRRARREAEGPDDDEASELDLTPEDIGEIESVSANRALPAQADSEHDRINGYDDVT; encoded by the coding sequence TTGCTCAAGTCTGCCCGCAAGATCGAGGAGAAGGATCCGGAGGGGCGGATGCCCCTCGCGGAGCACCTTCGTGAGCTCCGCAACCGGCTCGCGAAGGCGATGCTGGCCATCGTCGCCGTCACGATCGTCGCCGCCTTCTTCTACAACGACATCATCAACTTCTTCACCGAACCGATCCTCGACTCGGTCGGTTGTGCGAAGTCCTTCGAGGAGTTGGCGAGTCAGCCCAAGGACACCACCTGCGCGCAGATCACGATCAACGGTCTGCTCACGCCGTTCACCCTGGCGTTGAAGGTGTCCCTGATGGCGGGCGTCGTCTTCGCCTCGCCGATCTGGCTCTACCAGCTCTGGGCGTTCGTCGCGCCCGGCCTGCACAAGAGCGAGAAGAAGTACGCCTACGCCTTCGTCGCGACGGGCGTCCCGCTCTTCCTCGGCGGCGGATTCTTCGCGTACAAGGTGCTGCCCACCACCGCGAAGGTGCTGATCGAGTTCACGCCGTTCGGCGTGGACAACCTGCTGCCCCTTGACGACCTGCTCGACCTCGTCACGCGCATGGTGATCGTCTTCGGCCTCTCCTTCGAACTGCCGCTGCTCCTGGTGATGCTCAACATGACCGGGATCATCTCCGGCAAGCGCATGGCCGGCTGGTGGCGCGGCATGATCATGGGCATCACCGTGTTCGCCGCGGTCGCCACGCCCAGCACCGACCCGCTGACGATGATGGCGCTCGCCGGACCGATCTGGATCCTCTACTTCGCGGCCACCGGCTTCTCGCTGCTGAACGACCGCCGCAGGGCCCGTCGTGAGGCCGAGGGACCGGACGACGACGAGGCCTCCGAGCTCGACCTCACGCCCGAGGACATCGGCGAGATCGAGTCCGTGTCGGCGAACCGCGCGCTCCCGGCGCAGGCGGACTCCGAGCACGACCGGATCAACGGCTACGACGACGTGACCTGA
- a CDS encoding diacylglycerol kinase codes for MTSEITLFVNPTAGRGRGARAAQPAASALRAAGFSVRTVLGENAEDALTRACAAVEAGTGALVAVGGDGMANLALQAVAGTSTPLGLVAVGTGNDFARALGLPVRDPAAAGRVVAEALKGARLREIDLGRVGGTWFGTVLASGFDSRVNDRGNRMRWPTGRFKYDLAMLAELAAFKPFPFRITLDDGEVREIEATLVAVGNGSSYGGGMKICAGADLTDGLFDVTVVGDCSRRSLLRVFPQVYKGTHLGHPKITVHRAAKIELAAEGITGYADGEPLGPLPLTAECIRGAVRVAGP; via the coding sequence GTGACCAGCGAGATCACCCTCTTCGTCAACCCCACCGCGGGACGCGGCCGGGGCGCCCGCGCGGCGCAGCCGGCCGCTTCCGCGTTGCGGGCCGCCGGCTTCTCCGTACGCACGGTCCTCGGGGAGAACGCCGAGGACGCCCTCACGCGCGCGTGTGCCGCCGTCGAGGCCGGCACGGGTGCCCTGGTGGCCGTCGGCGGCGACGGCATGGCGAACCTCGCCCTCCAGGCCGTCGCAGGGACGAGTACACCGCTGGGCCTGGTCGCCGTCGGCACCGGGAACGACTTCGCGCGGGCCCTCGGACTGCCCGTGCGCGACCCCGCCGCCGCGGGACGGGTCGTCGCCGAGGCGCTCAAGGGGGCACGGCTGCGGGAGATCGACCTGGGACGCGTCGGCGGCACCTGGTTCGGCACCGTGCTCGCCTCCGGCTTCGACTCGCGGGTCAACGACCGCGGCAACCGCATGAGATGGCCCACCGGCCGCTTCAAGTACGACCTCGCGATGCTCGCCGAACTCGCCGCCTTCAAGCCCTTCCCGTTCCGGATCACCCTGGACGACGGCGAGGTCCGCGAGATCGAGGCGACGCTGGTGGCCGTCGGCAACGGATCCTCGTACGGGGGCGGGATGAAGATCTGCGCGGGCGCGGATCTCACGGACGGGCTCTTCGACGTCACCGTGGTCGGGGACTGCAGCCGCAGGTCACTGCTCCGGGTCTTTCCGCAGGTCTACAAGGGGACGCATCTCGGCCACCCCAAGATCACCGTGCATCGCGCCGCGAAGATCGAACTGGCTGCCGAAGGGATCACCGGATACGCCGACGGGGAGCCGCTCGGGCCACTGCCGCTGACCGCGGAATGCATACGCGGCGCGGTGCGGGTCGCGGGGCCCTGA
- a CDS encoding DEAD/DEAH box helicase: MIVLLSVVAGSLECTMTEDLSPAERYAAARKRAVEQATALADFREMYDFGLDPFQIEACRALEAGKGVLVAAPTGSGKTIVGEFAVHLALQQGKKCFYTTPIKALSNQKYADLSRRYGADKVGLLTGDNSVNSEAPVVVMTTEVLRNMLYAGSQTLLGLGYVVMDEVHYLSDRFRGAVWEEVIIHLPESVTLVSLSATVSNAEEFGDWLDTVRGDTEVIVSEHRPVPLFQHVLAGRRMYDLFEEGEGHKKAVNPDLTRLARMEASRPSYQDRKRGRAMRDADRERERRQRSRVWTPGRPEVIERLDSEGLLPAITFIFSRAACEAAVQQCMYAGLRLNDEEAREKVRALVEERTASIPTEDLHVLGYYEWLEGLERGIAAHHAGMLPTFKEVVEELFVRGLVKAVFATETLALGINMPARSVVLEKLVKWNGEQHADITPGEYTQLTGRAGRRGIDVEGHAVVLWQRGINPDHLAGLAGTRTYPLRSSFKPSYNMAVNLVEQFGRHRSRELLETSFAQFQADKSVVGISRQVQRNEEGLEGYKESMTCHLGDFDEYARLRRDLKDRETELAKQGASQRRAEAAVSLEKLKPGDVIHVPTGKFAGLALVLDPGLPAGRSNGHRGFEHHDGPRPLVLTAERQVKRLNTTDFPVPVEALERMRIPKSFNARSPQSRRDLASALRTKAGHIVPERHRKRRAEAADDREIAQLRTAIRAHPCHGCTDREDHARWAERYHRLRRDTAQLENRIEGRTNTIARTFDRIVALLTELDYLRGDEVTEHGKRLARLYGEMDLLSSECLREGVWEGLGPAELAACVSALVYESRVGDDAMAPKLPSGKAKAALGEMVRIWGRLDALEEDFRITQTEGVGQREPDLGFAWAAYEWASGKGLDEVLREAEMPAGDFVRWCKQVIDVLGQISAAAPVSSGASSTVAKNARKAVDQLLRGVVAYSSVG; the protein is encoded by the coding sequence ATGATCGTCCTGTTGTCAGTGGTGGCCGGTAGTCTCGAATGCACGATGACAGAGGATCTCTCACCGGCCGAGCGGTACGCGGCAGCCCGTAAGCGTGCTGTCGAGCAGGCCACCGCGCTCGCGGACTTCCGCGAGATGTACGACTTCGGCCTCGACCCCTTCCAGATCGAGGCCTGTCGGGCCCTCGAGGCGGGCAAGGGTGTTCTCGTGGCCGCGCCCACCGGCTCGGGCAAGACGATCGTCGGCGAGTTCGCCGTCCATCTCGCCCTCCAGCAGGGCAAGAAGTGCTTCTACACCACGCCCATCAAGGCACTGTCGAACCAGAAGTACGCCGACCTGAGCCGTCGTTACGGCGCGGACAAGGTGGGCCTGCTGACCGGCGACAACAGCGTCAACTCCGAGGCACCGGTGGTCGTGATGACCACCGAGGTCCTGAGGAACATGCTGTACGCGGGCTCGCAGACCCTCCTCGGCCTCGGTTACGTCGTCATGGACGAGGTGCACTACCTCTCGGACCGCTTCCGCGGTGCCGTCTGGGAGGAAGTGATCATCCACCTCCCCGAGTCGGTGACCCTGGTGTCACTGTCGGCGACCGTGTCGAACGCGGAGGAGTTCGGCGACTGGCTCGACACCGTCCGCGGCGACACCGAGGTGATCGTCTCCGAGCACCGGCCCGTGCCGCTGTTCCAGCACGTCCTCGCCGGACGCCGGATGTACGACCTCTTCGAGGAGGGCGAGGGCCACAAGAAGGCCGTCAACCCCGACCTCACGCGCCTGGCGCGCATGGAGGCCAGCCGTCCGTCGTACCAGGACCGCAAGCGGGGCCGCGCCATGCGCGACGCCGACCGCGAGCGCGAGCGGCGGCAGCGGTCCCGGGTGTGGACGCCGGGGCGGCCCGAGGTCATCGAGCGGCTCGACTCCGAGGGGCTGCTGCCCGCCATCACGTTCATCTTCAGCCGCGCCGCCTGCGAGGCAGCCGTCCAGCAGTGCATGTACGCGGGGCTGCGGCTGAACGACGAGGAGGCCCGGGAGAAGGTCCGCGCCCTCGTCGAGGAGCGCACGGCCTCCATCCCGACCGAGGACCTCCACGTCCTCGGCTACTACGAATGGCTGGAAGGCCTGGAGCGCGGCATCGCGGCCCACCACGCGGGCATGCTGCCGACGTTCAAGGAAGTCGTCGAGGAACTCTTCGTACGCGGCCTGGTGAAGGCCGTGTTCGCCACCGAGACCCTCGCGCTCGGCATCAACATGCCCGCCCGCTCGGTGGTGTTGGAGAAGCTCGTCAAGTGGAACGGCGAGCAGCACGCCGACATCACCCCCGGCGAGTACACCCAGCTCACCGGCCGGGCCGGCCGCCGCGGCATCGACGTCGAGGGCCACGCCGTCGTGCTGTGGCAGCGCGGCATCAACCCCGACCACCTCGCGGGACTCGCCGGCACGCGCACGTACCCGCTGCGCTCCAGCTTCAAGCCGTCGTACAACATGGCGGTGAACCTCGTCGAGCAGTTCGGGCGGCACCGCTCGCGCGAGCTGCTCGAGACGTCCTTCGCGCAGTTCCAGGCCGACAAATCGGTCGTCGGGATCTCCCGCCAGGTGCAGCGCAACGAAGAGGGTCTCGAGGGCTACAAGGAGTCCATGACCTGCCACCTCGGGGACTTCGACGAGTACGCGCGACTGCGCCGCGACCTCAAGGACCGCGAGACCGAGCTGGCCAAGCAGGGCGCGTCGCAGCGGCGCGCCGAGGCGGCCGTCTCCCTGGAGAAGCTCAAGCCGGGTGACGTCATCCACGTCCCGACCGGCAAGTTCGCCGGACTCGCACTCGTCCTCGACCCGGGGCTGCCCGCCGGGCGGTCCAACGGACACCGGGGCTTCGAGCACCACGACGGGCCGCGCCCTCTCGTCCTCACCGCCGAGCGCCAGGTCAAGCGGCTCAACACGACCGACTTCCCGGTGCCCGTCGAGGCGCTGGAGCGGATGCGCATCCCGAAGTCGTTCAACGCGCGCTCGCCGCAGTCGCGCCGCGACCTCGCCTCGGCGCTGCGCACCAAGGCCGGACACATCGTGCCCGAGCGGCACCGCAAGCGCCGCGCCGAGGCCGCCGACGACCGCGAGATCGCGCAGCTGCGCACGGCGATCCGGGCGCACCCCTGCCACGGCTGCACCGACCGCGAGGACCACGCCCGCTGGGCCGAGCGCTACCACCGGCTGCGGCGCGACACCGCCCAGCTGGAGAACCGCATCGAGGGCCGGACGAACACCATCGCCCGCACCTTCGACCGCATCGTCGCGCTCCTGACCGAGCTGGACTATCTGCGCGGCGACGAGGTCACCGAGCACGGCAAGCGGCTCGCCCGGCTGTACGGCGAGATGGACCTGCTCTCCAGCGAATGCCTGCGCGAAGGGGTCTGGGAGGGCCTCGGACCGGCCGAACTGGCCGCGTGCGTCTCGGCGTTGGTGTACGAGTCCAGGGTCGGCGACGACGCGATGGCGCCGAAGCTGCCGTCCGGCAAGGCGAAGGCCGCGCTCGGCGAGATGGTCCGCATCTGGGGCCGGCTCGACGCCCTGGAGGAGGACTTCCGCATCACCCAGACCGAGGGCGTCGGCCAGCGCGAGCCGGACCTGGGCTTCGCCTGGGCCGCGTACGAGTGGGCGTCCGGCAAGGGCCTGGACGAGGTGCTGCGCGAGGCGGAGATGCCCGCCGGTGACTTCGTCCGCTGGTGCAAGCAGGTCATCGACGTGCTGGGACAGATCTCGGCGGCGGCACCGGTGTCGTCCGGGGCGAGCTCCACGGTGGCGAAGAACGCGCGCAAGGCCGTGGACCAGTTGCTGCGGGGAGTGGTGGCGTACTCGTCGGTGGGGTGA
- a CDS encoding AfsR/SARP family transcriptional regulator, translating into MRFRVLGPVCLEPRTPSAPKQRAVLATLLVRAGAVVPAGALFDELWPDGPPRTAATTLQVYVSHLRKALTQGGHGRGPLETRPPGYLLRVEPGELDLRRFDELFSRGRAAFGACDFAAASEVLTEALALWSGPALSGVPQGEVLTAAAVRLDELRFEALELRIEADLRLGRHHEVTGELMELARAHPLREQLHCQLMEALRRAGRTTDALRAYRAVHRSLHDELGVTPGPALMRLHARVLSAHASEPVTAAVVAAPIGRLRAGSRRASGGPLPDVRASRAHRRSS; encoded by the coding sequence ATGCGCTTCCGAGTACTCGGTCCTGTCTGCCTCGAACCCCGCACACCGTCCGCGCCCAAACAGAGGGCGGTGCTCGCGACCCTGCTGGTGCGTGCCGGAGCCGTGGTGCCCGCCGGTGCCCTCTTCGACGAACTGTGGCCGGACGGGCCGCCCCGCACCGCCGCGACGACCTTGCAGGTGTACGTGTCCCATCTGCGCAAGGCCCTCACCCAAGGGGGCCACGGCCGGGGCCCGTTGGAGACCCGGCCGCCCGGATATCTGCTCCGGGTCGAGCCCGGCGAACTGGACCTGCGGCGGTTCGACGAACTGTTCTCGCGCGGCCGAGCCGCCTTCGGGGCCTGCGACTTCGCGGCTGCCTCGGAGGTGTTGACCGAAGCCCTCGCACTGTGGAGCGGGCCCGCGCTGTCCGGCGTCCCGCAGGGTGAGGTGCTGACGGCGGCGGCCGTACGGCTCGACGAACTGCGGTTCGAGGCACTGGAGTTGCGGATCGAGGCGGACCTGCGGCTCGGCCGCCATCACGAGGTGACGGGCGAGCTGATGGAGCTGGCCCGTGCCCATCCGCTGCGCGAGCAACTGCACTGCCAGTTGATGGAGGCGCTGCGCCGGGCGGGCCGTACCACGGACGCGCTGCGCGCCTACCGTGCCGTTCACCGGTCGCTGCACGACGAGTTGGGCGTCACACCCGGGCCGGCCCTGATGCGGTTGCACGCGCGTGTGCTCAGCGCGCACGCGTCCGAGCCGGTCACCGCCGCTGTCGTCGCCGCCCCTATCGGCCGGCTCCGCGCAGGTTCCAGGCGAGCCAGCGGCGGACCGCTCCCGGATGTCCGGGCGAGCCGTGCACATCGTCGATCATCTTGA
- a CDS encoding alpha/beta fold hydrolase produces the protein MPDRRPTDHVTPVAHRDQLDHLEQVDHHDHHDRPLEQQGVLRAAPLDHLSELKEFARLHARNQGMSARGTARILARIGTDAPDAADSWTRVWRLRGDELVDRGRLLAACRHYTLARFPYPYDAPRRHAQQTAVATFDTWRRTHGGIERLELPHPDGTLHAWAAGLDTHRRRSHRPLLLMMGGIVSVKEQWAPLLPRLTKLGYAAVVAELPGVGENTQRYTADSWRLIPWLLDHLSPRARTDAATLLFLSFGGHMALRAAAEDQRVRRVLTVGPPVAGFFTDAAWWERVPGITKDTLRRLTGTQDEVQLRSQLQEFALTEDQLRSVSAAVRCVTSTRDEIIPPSDADLLRTAVPDVRVKMIDDVHGSPGHPGAVRRWLAWNLRGAGR, from the coding sequence ATGCCCGACCGCCGCCCCACCGACCACGTCACACCTGTCGCCCACCGCGACCAGCTGGACCACCTCGAACAAGTCGACCACCACGACCACCACGACCGACCACTCGAACAGCAGGGTGTTCTCCGGGCAGCCCCACTCGACCACCTGAGCGAGCTGAAGGAATTCGCCCGCCTCCACGCCCGCAACCAGGGCATGAGCGCCCGCGGAACGGCCCGCATCCTCGCCCGTATCGGCACCGACGCCCCCGACGCGGCCGACTCCTGGACCCGGGTCTGGCGGCTGCGCGGCGACGAACTGGTCGACCGCGGACGCCTGTTGGCGGCCTGCCGCCACTACACCCTGGCCCGATTCCCCTACCCGTACGACGCCCCCCGACGCCACGCACAGCAGACGGCCGTCGCCACCTTCGACACCTGGCGGCGGACGCACGGAGGCATCGAACGCCTCGAACTCCCGCACCCGGACGGCACGTTGCACGCATGGGCGGCGGGCCTGGACACGCACCGCCGCCGCTCCCACCGCCCCCTTCTCCTCATGATGGGCGGCATCGTCAGCGTCAAGGAGCAGTGGGCGCCCCTGCTGCCCCGGCTCACCAAACTCGGTTACGCGGCCGTGGTCGCCGAACTCCCCGGCGTGGGCGAGAACACCCAGCGCTACACGGCCGACTCCTGGCGGCTGATCCCCTGGCTCCTGGACCACCTGTCGCCCCGGGCCCGCACCGACGCCGCCACGCTCCTGTTCCTCAGCTTCGGCGGGCACATGGCGTTGCGGGCCGCCGCCGAGGACCAGCGCGTTCGCCGGGTCCTGACGGTCGGCCCGCCGGTCGCCGGTTTCTTCACCGACGCGGCATGGTGGGAGCGGGTCCCGGGCATCACCAAGGACACCCTGCGCCGGCTGACCGGCACCCAGGACGAGGTCCAACTCCGGTCACAGCTTCAGGAGTTCGCCCTCACCGAGGACCAGCTGCGTTCGGTCAGCGCGGCGGTCCGCTGTGTGACGAGCACCCGGGACGAGATCATCCCGCCCAGCGACGCGGACCTCCTGCGCACCGCCGTGCCCGACGTACGCGTCAAGATGATCGACGATGTGCACGGCTCGCCCGGACATCCGGGAGCGGTCCGCCGCTGGCTCGCCTGGAACCTGCGCGGAGCCGGCCGATAG